A stretch of DNA from Cannabis sativa cultivar Pink pepper isolate KNU-18-1 chromosome X, ASM2916894v1, whole genome shotgun sequence:
ATCCTTTTATGCATTTTGAAATTTCTCTTTACCTATTGTGCTTCATTGATACAAGTCATATCTTGTATGATTAAGGGGGAGAAATAGCTTGACCTTGCTTCCTatgccaccctttttgatgaaatcaaaagggggagaaataTTAGAATTGATTATTTTGGCATTAATCATATTATGTTTTCAAGTATTAACAAGTTTATTGAGTATATGATTAAGGGGGAGCTTTGTCATGTTAAGAAAAGGTAACAATAAATATGCAAAGGTAAAACGGTATAaataatatatgcatatattaaaGGGAAGCTAAACTCAACATGTTTCAATTTACTTTTACTTTcctttaaaataatcaaatattttaatatcatcaaaaagggggagaatgttgaccaaaagtcaatcactcatttattttgatgataaaaaaatatttgattattatttgttactaatcctttcttgatcattttgcaagcaagttcacaaagtatcaatatttgctcggtaaagtcaaacataatcaaagaagtagattcaacaagtatatcaactacttcatacttcataagagcaaaagattcatcaagggatcaacaacccaagaccctattcaaaagaggtcttcaaaagtccaaagtcaaaagtcaacctgaagtcaaagtcaaagtcaaagtcaaagtcttGGGAAAAGTCAACTTTGGATCAAAACATGTAAATCAAGCTAggaagctcatctacatcaagtctacaaacaatcaaatggggtataaatttgctttagtcttgttaaagtgatttgcatagtacactaggatttataagttcaaaagtttggctcactaacttgtgcgacaagttatttcacaaaaaattatatttaaattttctaaattgatttttaagatcacatatcatttaactaagagaacgcaactggaatttttgaaatcggataaacgagtaagaagttatgcacgttttagttcgaaaacatgaaccttttgcatctggaattccggttcccatccggaattccggttgccaaccagaattccggttgtgaccaatccggaattccggatcacGGCTGAAGTGGCCTCGAAaaatgtgctaacggctataaacggctagttttcattcctacactatataaactcgtttttcactcaaaatggaggttggttgagcttctattcatcatataacatcattctaagtgttctaaactaaagagttatcatcttttcataaacacaccaaccacacacacttgagccaaacttgttcttatcttctctagtgtgcttgcaattctctctaagattttactttgttttccatcttattagagagagtttgctttgtatttcaaaattacatattcattgtattgagaggtgaggttggcaccggtagaaaaacaactcggttgtaggtgaggttgataccgattttgtaaacaacccgagaaaagtgagattggcacttcaacaatccagcgaggttgatagtccttggaagaaaactattgtgagaggtttgggaaaaaccttggtgaaaaattccccggttgtaagggttagtcaagcccgttaacttggctcgatattggaactcaaagctaggtccatagctttgaagaccaaggacgtaggtggcatagttctaccgaaccttgtaaaaattgagagtttgcattttctaatccttaaactctttactttacaagtttgattatttgtcataatatattgcttgccatattactttcttttatttgattaagtggctaattgcttaattttgtgttaaaagttttgatttaccgaaattaatataaatttccaattcaccccccctcttggaaacatatcttgggctaacattaTCTTCTTATTAACAAATTGGTTATCTTTATTctaatcaaagaaaaaaaacttacaTTAAAATATACACTACTAATTTGcgatataaatatttatgtttaattctcggttacaaataaatacttgagtttaattttttacggtaataatacttaaattttaattatgaaacttcTGTAAGTGCATGGccattaaatgtcaattaaatTACCACGTGGCAGTTTTTAATTGGTCcagattatttaaaaattaatttaaatatatatcaataagaaaataataagtAGATAATGACTTTACATGTAACGACCAAACACCTAGAGAGATTttagaaatataacttaattGTTATTACCATaagaaattaaacttaaatatttatctacaatagaaaattaaatttaaatatttacgtCATACTAAAAGTTGAAATGATTCTTTCAATTGTAATTAGAGggatattataaattaagttttcATGATATAAAAAGAAGTAAAAATTGTGTAaatgaatattatatatatttatataattgtgACCATGCAAGTCACTAAATTTGGTCTAATGGTGATGAGGTTGTCAATTGGGATAAAAACCAAGGTTTTCAAAACCTTGGATTTCTTGTATTGAAAGAAACCATTAGACTCAATTATAAGcactaaataatttaatattgataaaaaaaataataaaaaagttgtgactgactatacataatttttcgaattgatttttttttttttttgaaaatattttgccAATTAATGTGAGAAAgtgatttcttttttaatattttaatattgcaTCCTTGTATTTTATTGACAATCACAATTCACAAGGCAACTACTTAtctaattaaacaattaaatacTTTACTAATTAAGACTTTCTTGAAAGTTTAATTAAGACAAATATTTAAAGACCATAGATCCTATCTAATAGCTAAAGTCATGGATTTTtactaataatttatataaatatagattaaTTACACATCATGATGATGAGTCAATAATACTGAGGCATGAGTCAATATacatgataaaaataaaataatataaaataaaataatctctaACCTGTCCActgatttttctttcttttttaatgtatgtttattttatgtttttttctatagtatatttatatgaataAGGAAGGAAGAAGTTATAAGAAGTAAATGAACAAAGTCTAGTTCTAATTATCCTAATAATACTTCTCAAAGCTTAATTATAGaaattaaagagagagagaaagagatatgTCTATGTCTCTGGTTGGCAATGAATTTGAAGCCTCAAATGAAATTATACAAAAAGATAGCCTTCTCAAATCGAATCAACCCTACCGAACTGGCTATCATTTTCAACCCCCGAAGAATTGGATGAACGgtttatttttctcttctcaaataattttatatgttttgaaTGTAGTTATACGTATATTACTTAATTTATCTAGCGAGACTCGTCCAGagaaagaataataattttttttttaacattattttGGTTTCGATTAATTTTTATGCATGCATGTTGAAATATATGGCTATGGCTCATCCTCATCATCAATATATCTATTCAGATCCTAATGGTATGTTTTCCTAACTCAACTctttgtttgtatgttttaacATGTTTTTTCTTATGTGGTTTTTCATATGATAAGTTAGttcatttaaattttgatagaataaatatatttaaattgaaaTTGGTGAGTGTAAATAGTAGAAATTATCAGGTTAGATGTGTTTGTTTTAACTAATATTTTTACTCTTTAAtatttcaataaatatattctctaATTCTTGAAAGGGCATGGGAATTatgtaattaaattgaaaacaattaatttttactttattttaaattactatattataatttttaaattttattgtcaaacataaaaataaaaataagaacttaaaattgtataaaattatacaaattcaAACTTtctaatttctatttataaaagaaattttaatCTTTCTGTTTAAATCCAAATCAAGAGAACATggcattttttttattgtttttacctatcccatttttttttcttttggattatttcacaaatatacaaaaataacaaaaaagtaattacaaaaatacagtttcacataattttaaatatttgtacgatttttttgattttatttacagaaaatacggtttttttatgttgtactcttgttaatttattgttatctgtatattattttttgttgttgttttgatgttattttcatattatttttatgtagttttcttgttgtgtTCGTGTTGTTtctatagaaaaatataaaaaaaattctttaaacgtaattaaaaatataattttcttttttaaaacaataatgccttatgtaattttttttttttttttgttctcaatGGGAAAGTTGTGTTGTTTTCTAAAGTAAAAAAATGACCAAAATTACAGGACCAGTTTACTACAAGGGAGTATACCACTTGTTCTATCAATATAACCCACAAGGCCCAATATGGGGTAACATATCATGGGCTCATTCAATATCATACAATCTAATTGATTGGGTTCATGTTGATATTGCTTTAAGGCCCAATGATCCTAATTTAGACATTAATGGTTGCTATTCTGGTTCCATAACCCTAATTCAAGATGACAAATTAGCCATATTATACACTGGAGAAGACTCTAAAAATCATCAAGTCCAAAATTTGGCCACACCCAAAAATCCCTCAGACCCTTCTCTTAGAGAATGGATAAAATATCCTAAACCTTTGATGACTCCGATCGATGGCATTGATCCAAGCCAGTTTCGAGACCCAACAACAGCTTGGTTGGGCCCTGACAACATTTGGCGGGTCACAATTGGAGCCCGCCAAATGGATGGAAAATGGATGGCATTTTTGTACAAAAGTAGGGATTTTGAGAACTGGACCAGGTCTGAGGAAACTCCACTTTATTTGTTCGAGAAAGATTTAGTGGTTGAGTGTCTTGATTTTTTTCCTGTGGGAATTAAAGGCTCATTAGGTGATGATGACAATCATTACTTAAATAAAGATCAATATAAGAAGAAGTATGCTTTGAAAGTGAGCTTCCAAGCTAAAGAACAAGATTGTTATATATTAGGGCAATATTCTGCTCATTTAGATGAGTTTAAGGTTGAGAGTGATTCTATGAATGATGATTTAGATTTGAGAATGGATTATGGAAAGTTTTATGCTTCGAAATCGTTTTATGACCCCGATAAGAAGAGGAGAGTAGTATGGGGTTGGATCATGGAGACTGAGAGTAGAGCTGATGATATCAAAAAAGGCTGGTCTGGACTCAtggtaattaataattatgcaaCTAATTCTGTATTAGTctctttaatttgtttttttcaaCCATTCTTGTAAGAGTATTGCTATAAGGTAGCGCTTAAGATGCTCAACATCATACAACGTAATGTTTTATGAGTTAGTTGAATTTCGTTATAGATTTTACAGCTAACATTgagcatatataaatatgtttcAGTCATTTCCTAGAACTATTGTTCTTAGTGAATCTGGGAAGCAATTAATACAATGGCCAATTGAagagatagaaaaattaagagGTGAGAAGATTAGTGTCGAAAACAAGGATCTTCATTGTGGCTCGCTCTTTGAGATTTCTGGTGTCACAACTTCACAGGTAAACTATTTCAGTTTGATTGTTACTGTATGACACCTTACACCAGTTAATACAATAAACATTGATTgatgtaatttaatatcgagATTTAcgcattcaaaataaaatacaagtgatttgatattaaaatacacAAATTATTGCATGTCACATCATATATAGTGTTGGATGTCTTGTAGTAATATTTTTGGAGTTTTAACTCTCTTAattatttcaatattttttttaaaattgtaggcaGATTTGGAAGTTTCGTTTGAAATTGAAATAGGTGAATTAAAAAATGCGGAGTTATTAGAGTCGAGTAAGGTTGATCCTCAAGAGCTTTGTAAAGAGAAAAATATAAGTGTTGGAGGCCAATTTGGACCCTTTGGTTTATTAGTTTTGGCTTCTGATAACATGTTAGAACAAACTGCAATCTACTTTCGAATATTCAAAATCAAAACTGATGACGATTGTGAGAAGTATGTTGTTCTAATGTGTAGTGACCAAAGCAGGTATACTATTTATTCTTGTTTTATCatgatttatttttactttattatttttgagaATTTTAATGAGtgttaaacttgtaaaataactTTGATTAGGTCTTCATTGAGAGATGAGCCTGTAAAAACCACATATGGTACTTTCTTAGACTTGGATCCACTCCAAGAGAAAATAACATTAAGAACCTTGGTATGtttcattaattaaatttatattatatatatgtgataatatattttaaaaagaaaaaaaaatacataaaattaatcatagactattttttattattattttgccaaaaaaaaaaaccaaaatttcCAAGAATTTCCAATGGAGTATTgagtaaatttaaaataattttatataatttattaaaagaatgaAGATTTGAATTTTATACTTTCTCTTTGTGAGATGAAGTAAAAGTGCTATTGCCAAATaccaaattatataattttatatattgaattagaTATTCTAAAATGTTTGTTATAATTGCTTAAAATCTATGAAActgtttttgtatatatacatacaaaaatataattatgtaaAATATGGGATTTTATTTTGCATTGGTGTAGATTGATCATTCAATAGTTGAGAGTTTTGGTGGAGAAGGGAGAAGTGTTATTACTGCAAGAGTTTATCCAAAGTTGGCAATTGACAAAGGATCTCATTTATATGCATTCAACTATGGAACAAAGAGTGTTAAAATCTTAAAGCTTAATGCTTGGAGTATGAAAAATGCTCAATTTGAAtcaaagagagaagaagaagaagaagaagcaaactagtaataattttgtttatcaaGTCAAATCATTTGAAGATTGAAACATTAATTATTGATCATGCAAAATTTCCCAAATGGATATCTAAAAGGGATTATTTAGTTAGTTTTCCCTTGACTCCTTGTATGatcattatttattttgtgataaaaataaattgttatTTGTACcttcacttttatttttggtCATATATGTGTGTCTTgcaacaaacaaaaataaataaataaataaaatgctaattataatttttttctcccAAATTTTAACATCTACGTAtaccaaattatattttttgaattttttagacCGTTGAAATTTTTTCCTAAATTATTGATATTATTGGATTTGAGAACTTTGGTCCAATTTTATTAAAGGAAGTCTGacgtggatgaaagttcaagtgACATGATCTGGTAGATACTTAAGTTCGGGGACACGATTTGGTAAACATCAAAGTTCGAGAGGCATGCTTTGATATATAAGTAATCGTCgcgttagtaaaattgaatgaaattttacaaaaatctttaaattcaataatctcaatagttcgagaaaaaattttaacaacttaaaaagtTTAAGAAGTATAATTTGATAAATGTTTTAAtgatttttcagaaaaaaacctttttttttctttaaatatatGGATTCAATTGTTAGCCAAATTACATTAACCCTTAatcaaagtaaataaaaatctagtagtaaataataataaaaaaacaacaacaataataataataaaacaaaaactatTTTGCCCGAGGTAGGGTTgcactttattatttatttatttttcgagatTTTCAAATGGGAAACGAGACGTGACGGGAatatgttttatattttttatctcCGAATGTAAAATTTGGTGAGGACGACACAAATATAACACTCCCTGCCCACTTAATTACTTCAAAGTGAATATCTAAACTATAATAAGACAATTAATTTTAAAGAGCAGAAGATCTAATGATCGAATGGCTAAGGAACAATATTGAGATTAAGTAATAAGACAATTATTTCTCATTATTGCTCACACTCATTTGTTTACTTAAGAGCTTTTATTCTATAATTTTTTCCCAAACATAAGAAACTCACTTGAATTTTGTTctagtgattgaaataaaactCAAGAGGATTAGGTCattaattatttgttattaGGATTGAATCTCTATAAAATGGCATTTATTCTTTTCTACTATTTTGTAATACAACTATCGTTTTCTCAAACACATTGTTATTGGCTATTTTGATAATCAACACTATATATCTAAATACATTTACACTAAATtgtatttgtaaatatttaattaaattatggaGGAGTGAGATaaatatagagaaaaaaaaaacctaatatGATAGTTCACAATTTTGTTCGAGTCTCCATATTACACTTTAGTTGTAATTTTAGTTTGAAATCTGTTTTAGCTAATTTGCTACCGATATTAGTAGTAGGAGTTAATGGTTAATGAAAATGAATttctcattaaaaaaaatatatagaagagtgggataaaaaaaatatataaaagaagcATCCTTGTATTTTATTGGCAATGACAAGGAAACTGCCTATCTAAAATCATAGTTAAATAAGTCAATAATATATGAAGTCAATaccttgaaaaaattaaatttaattaattaagccatatatgtttaattgttatcatttataaaattatttccaTTGTTAAAAAGTTAGATGATGTAACATACTttatattttatgcaatatacTATAGTAGATGctcatttataaattattatcttttttctAACTTATTCCATGAAGCATGCATCTTTAATCCTGTTGGTTtagattaatcaaaacaacaatacgtgacaaaaataatataaaataattaaataaataacaaataggataaaaatatatgtaaaaaataaaataaaataatataaatttatttatttatttctaaatttatattatattgaaataaaagTGCTATAACTatgacaaataataataataatgggaattatcatatatattatttttttaacttttttttttaaatttacagtttgaatttttaaagtagttgcagcgctagttgcaatagagatttctatacaattttttgttacaatttaggttgcagtgcTAGTTTCAATTTAgtttgcagcgctagttgcaataagagtttctatgtaaaatttcgtaaaaatacaaaaaaaaaaaaatattttgaagtgtaaaaatgaaaaagcccctAATATTTAAAGACCAAATAGATAGGTAGCTAG
This window harbors:
- the LOC115706860 gene encoding beta-fructofuranosidase, insoluble isoenzyme CWINV3 isoform X2, with the translated sequence MLKYMAMAHPHHQYIYSDPNGPVYYKGVYHLFYQYNPQGPIWGNISWAHSISYNLIDWVHVDIALRPNDPNLDINGCYSGSITLIQDDKLAILYTGEDSKNHQVQNLATPKNPSDPSLREWIKYPKPLMTPIDGIDPSQFRDPTTAWLGPDNIWRVTIGARQMDGKWMAFLYKSRDFENWTRSEETPLYLFEKDLVVECLDFFPVGIKGSLGDDDNHYLNKDQYKKKYALKVSFQAKEQDCYILGQYSAHLDEFKVESDSMNDDLDLRMDYGKFYASKSFYDPDKKRRVVWGWIMETESRADDIKKGWSGLMSFPRTIVLSESGKQLIQWPIEEIEKLRGEKISVENKDLHCGSLFEISGVTTSQADLEVSFEIEIGELKNAELLESSKVDPQELCKEKNISVGGQFGPFGLLVLASDNMLEQTAIYFRIFKIKTDDDCEKYVVLMCSDQSRLIIQ
- the LOC115706860 gene encoding beta-fructofuranosidase, insoluble isoenzyme CWINV3 isoform X1, encoding MLKYMAMAHPHHQYIYSDPNGPVYYKGVYHLFYQYNPQGPIWGNISWAHSISYNLIDWVHVDIALRPNDPNLDINGCYSGSITLIQDDKLAILYTGEDSKNHQVQNLATPKNPSDPSLREWIKYPKPLMTPIDGIDPSQFRDPTTAWLGPDNIWRVTIGARQMDGKWMAFLYKSRDFENWTRSEETPLYLFEKDLVVECLDFFPVGIKGSLGDDDNHYLNKDQYKKKYALKVSFQAKEQDCYILGQYSAHLDEFKVESDSMNDDLDLRMDYGKFYASKSFYDPDKKRRVVWGWIMETESRADDIKKGWSGLMSFPRTIVLSESGKQLIQWPIEEIEKLRGEKISVENKDLHCGSLFEISGVTTSQADLEVSFEIEIGELKNAELLESSKVDPQELCKEKNISVGGQFGPFGLLVLASDNMLEQTAIYFRIFKIKTDDDCEKYVVLMCSDQSRSSLRDEPVKTTYGTFLDLDPLQEKITLRTLIDHSIVESFGGEGRSVITARVYPKLAIDKGSHLYAFNYGTKSVKILKLNAWSMKNAQFESKREEEEEEAN